Proteins encoded within one genomic window of uncultured Draconibacterium sp.:
- a CDS encoding ABC transporter permease, with protein MKQFYHLKMAFRNLSREIRNLAFLLLSLCIGLITFILVSGYVFYEKGFDRVFPDNKQIYRVTTDIYSGNELTISIPQCERGVAATLKEKYPQVVASGYLTGTNNQQYKIGDEIFTNNHIYHASAGFLDVFSIALRHGNKSEVLTRPYTAVISERTAKKYFGNANPVGKILFKYPAFEYTIEGVFKDIPAQAHFNAEVLLSFHDNMHLPPPAKAQWGETGFYTYLKLDENTDVKQVETVINNIVAENKKIQFEKGAVSHLYHLQPLNDIHLHSEMKNELETNSRAQYVTLIFIIGILILCASGFNYIQFAFSKLINSAKKTGIKKINGATRFEILWGSLSESLIIHFFAVSVSLLIGWMLIPVMQNQFGIFLKPVFTSKLFLASLFIILSLSILIGGIIPALMINRFDSLELLKLRYKPVSKGLSFRQVIVVAQFVIIIAIMAGIAGVNKQVNFLMDKDKGFDVKNTMVIKVPQNLRKTSQRINNLQAFEEELLRNSSVLGFSSSNVVPGDLSAYNFNFTETLSGKGGKAALIVADDNFIRNYNIPLIAGTNFRGKGSSVSTNSCIINRAGLQYLGFQNPNEAIGREIKMEDESGMQKFDMTVIGVAENVDFSNAKESHKPMILINWTENMIWGNYSVKIANADFASVIPFIKEKFSSTFPNYPFEYLIVEDYYNRQFDKEIQLVKIFRLFIVVAIFISVINLFSIAWLISLARVKEIGIRKVNGAKISEILTMLNKNFIKWVAIAFVIACPVAYYAMNKWLENFAYKTTLSWWIFALAGLLAMGIALLTVSWQSWRAATRNPVEALRYE; from the coding sequence ATGAAACAATTTTATCATCTTAAAATGGCATTCAGAAACCTAAGCCGCGAAATAAGAAATTTGGCTTTTCTTCTCCTTTCTCTTTGCATTGGTCTGATTACTTTTATTCTTGTGTCGGGGTATGTTTTTTACGAAAAAGGATTCGACCGTGTCTTTCCTGATAACAAACAGATTTACAGGGTAACTACCGATATTTACAGCGGGAATGAACTCACTATCTCTATCCCGCAATGCGAACGTGGTGTGGCCGCTACTTTAAAAGAGAAATATCCCCAGGTTGTTGCGTCCGGTTATCTTACCGGTACAAACAATCAGCAATATAAAATTGGCGACGAAATTTTTACCAATAATCATATTTATCATGCTTCAGCCGGTTTTCTCGATGTGTTTTCAATCGCATTAAGACATGGCAACAAATCTGAGGTTTTAACGCGGCCATATACTGCCGTTATTTCCGAAAGAACTGCCAAAAAGTATTTCGGGAATGCCAATCCAGTCGGGAAAATTTTATTCAAATACCCGGCTTTTGAATATACTATCGAAGGCGTTTTTAAGGATATTCCGGCACAGGCACATTTTAATGCCGAGGTTTTACTTTCGTTTCACGACAACATGCATCTTCCGCCACCAGCCAAAGCACAGTGGGGTGAAACCGGATTTTATACTTACCTGAAACTGGATGAAAATACGGACGTAAAACAGGTTGAAACTGTAATAAACAATATTGTAGCAGAAAATAAAAAGATACAATTCGAAAAAGGTGCTGTAAGTCATTTGTATCATCTCCAGCCGCTAAATGATATTCATCTTCATTCGGAAATGAAAAACGAACTGGAGACAAATTCGCGGGCGCAATACGTAACCCTGATTTTTATTATCGGAATTCTGATTCTCTGTGCATCGGGATTTAATTATATTCAATTTGCTTTTTCGAAGTTAATAAACTCGGCAAAAAAGACGGGAATCAAAAAAATTAACGGGGCAACACGTTTCGAGATTTTATGGGGATCGCTTTCAGAATCTCTTATCATCCATTTTTTTGCTGTTTCTGTTTCGCTACTTATTGGGTGGATGCTTATTCCAGTAATGCAAAACCAGTTTGGAATTTTTCTGAAACCGGTGTTTACGAGTAAGCTCTTTTTGGCTTCTTTATTTATAATACTTTCATTAAGTATATTAATTGGCGGAATAATTCCCGCATTAATGATTAACCGTTTTGACAGTCTCGAACTGCTTAAGTTAAGATACAAACCTGTTTCCAAAGGGCTTTCTTTCCGTCAGGTTATTGTTGTGGCACAGTTTGTTATAATTATTGCCATTATGGCGGGAATTGCTGGGGTTAACAAGCAGGTCAATTTTTTAATGGATAAAGACAAAGGTTTCGATGTTAAAAATACGATGGTGATTAAGGTGCCTCAAAATCTCCGTAAAACCTCACAACGAATTAATAATCTACAGGCTTTTGAGGAAGAGTTGCTGAGAAATAGCAGTGTTTTAGGATTCTCAAGTTCAAATGTGGTGCCGGGAGACTTATCGGCATACAATTTTAATTTTACGGAAACACTATCGGGAAAAGGAGGGAAGGCTGCACTTATTGTTGCCGACGATAATTTTATTAGAAACTATAATATTCCGCTTATAGCCGGAACTAATTTCCGGGGAAAGGGTAGTTCTGTCTCAACTAATTCCTGTATTATCAATCGCGCCGGGTTACAATATCTTGGTTTCCAAAATCCAAATGAAGCCATTGGCAGGGAAATAAAAATGGAAGACGAAAGCGGTATGCAAAAGTTCGACATGACGGTAATTGGAGTTGCTGAGAATGTGGATTTTAGCAATGCAAAAGAAAGTCACAAACCCATGATACTAATCAATTGGACCGAGAATATGATCTGGGGAAATTACTCTGTAAAAATTGCCAATGCTGATTTTGCTTCAGTTATACCTTTTATTAAAGAGAAATTCAGTAGCACTTTCCCCAATTATCCTTTCGAATATTTAATTGTAGAGGATTATTATAACAGGCAGTTTGATAAGGAAATTCAATTGGTGAAAATATTCCGTTTGTTTATTGTTGTTGCCATTTTTATCAGTGTAATCAACCTGTTTTCAATAGCCTGGCTTATTTCATTGGCACGGGTGAAAGAAATCGGCATCCGTAAAGTTAACGGAGCTAAAATCTCTGAAATACTCACAATGCTGAATAAAAACTTTATAAAATGGGTAGCCATTGCCTTTGTGATAGCTTGCCCAGTAGCCTATTACGCCATGAATAAATGGCTCGAAAACTTTGCCTATAAAACCACATTAAGTTGGTGGATATTTGCATTAGCGGGATTATTGGCTATGGGAATTGCTTTGTTAACTGTAAGCTGGCAAAGCTGGCGAGCGGCAACACGAAATCCTGTCGAAGCACTTCGATATGAATAA
- a CDS encoding ABC transporter permease, with protein sequence MIRVYLNQILRSFNKHRRFFAINIIGLAIGVATSLMLLTHINYEKSFDRFYPQAENLYRVNYYASKDGKPLTNTCRSQTALSPALQTESEFIAASCRAFYESCYMHTDDVQLYNQNVLWADSAFFNVFQNTLIQGDVSTVLANKYSVAISEKVARLYFGNNDPIGEIIQLNEGIRFTVTAVFETLPKNSHLQYDFVVSFNTLEDYGVNQTGNWGAIFVSTYLRKIPSATDQDVAQVLNNLAEKYIPDNGKDGFVAAYSPMAVEDIYLQSDLEGEFVPQGNLTKLRLLLIVAVFIIVIAWTNSINISTALSFERMKAMGIRKINGADNRSLIQYHLAELLVVNLSAIVVALVLMIIAMPVFKSFVNNSVAVNVFIESWFWGLLGILLVGGTLFSGVITALLQTSFKPIQLVSNRTTGFGSLGSLRQSLTVFQFILAIILIGSTSLVFKQVNYLEKSDLGMNPEKVLVIRAPATNNTSGERRYHEFCAFRDELMRSPYVQKVTATMNIPGQANRYNNVIVSRNGKQVNTTFNLSFSDDNYFETYQVPIVAGRNFYSSIGNEGRSIIINEKAAALIGFTSADQAVGEKINIGDQELEIVGVAKNFHHESLQKELAPYIYRFRHPHEFGYYPALVSTSNIPELMQTIGQVWDKHYPGAQADFFFLDVFFNQQYVSYEQLGKLAGLSSVLAIIIACLGLFALVSHMVNKKVKEVGIRKVNGAKVLDILLMLNRDFIKWVIIAFVIATPVAYYAMNKWLESFAYKTNLSWWIFALAGVMALGIALLTVSWQSWRAATRNPVEALRYE encoded by the coding sequence ATGATACGAGTCTACCTAAATCAGATTTTAAGAAGCTTCAACAAACACAGGCGTTTTTTTGCCATCAATATTATTGGTTTGGCAATTGGAGTAGCCACGTCGTTAATGTTGCTGACACATATTAATTACGAAAAAAGTTTCGATCGATTTTATCCGCAAGCCGAGAACCTGTACCGGGTAAATTACTACGCTTCGAAAGATGGCAAGCCACTTACCAACACTTGTCGCAGTCAAACAGCGCTAAGTCCTGCTTTGCAAACCGAGTCGGAATTTATTGCAGCAAGCTGCAGGGCTTTTTACGAAAGTTGTTATATGCACACCGACGATGTGCAACTGTACAATCAGAATGTACTTTGGGCCGACAGCGCTTTTTTTAATGTCTTTCAGAATACGCTGATTCAGGGAGATGTATCCACCGTTTTGGCCAATAAATACTCTGTGGCCATTTCCGAGAAAGTAGCCCGATTGTATTTTGGAAATAATGATCCGATTGGTGAGATCATCCAGCTCAACGAGGGAATTCGTTTTACAGTAACTGCTGTTTTCGAAACGCTTCCAAAAAATTCGCATTTGCAATATGATTTTGTTGTCAGTTTCAATACGCTGGAAGATTACGGTGTCAATCAAACGGGAAACTGGGGAGCTATTTTTGTTTCCACTTATCTTCGTAAAATTCCATCTGCCACCGATCAGGATGTTGCACAGGTTTTAAATAATCTGGCAGAGAAATATATTCCAGATAACGGCAAAGACGGGTTTGTTGCCGCTTATTCGCCAATGGCGGTTGAGGATATTTATTTGCAGTCGGATTTGGAAGGAGAATTTGTTCCGCAAGGCAATTTAACCAAATTGCGACTGCTGTTAATCGTTGCAGTTTTTATTATTGTAATTGCCTGGACTAACAGCATCAACATCTCAACAGCATTATCGTTCGAGAGAATGAAGGCTATGGGAATCAGGAAAATTAACGGTGCCGATAACCGTTCGCTAATCCAGTATCATTTAGCCGAATTATTGGTTGTTAACCTGTCTGCAATTGTTGTAGCGCTGGTTTTGATGATAATAGCCATGCCCGTATTTAAGTCGTTTGTAAATAACAGTGTGGCTGTAAATGTCTTTATTGAGTCATGGTTTTGGGGCTTGTTAGGTATTCTTCTGGTTGGAGGAACTTTGTTTTCCGGTGTTATTACTGCTTTGCTTCAAACTTCGTTTAAGCCAATCCAATTGGTAAGTAACCGGACTACCGGTTTTGGAAGTTTAGGATCGCTTCGTCAGAGTCTTACCGTTTTTCAGTTTATACTCGCTATTATTTTAATTGGGTCGACATCGTTGGTATTCAAACAGGTCAATTATTTGGAAAAAAGTGATCTTGGAATGAATCCGGAGAAGGTGTTGGTGATACGCGCACCGGCAACCAATAACACATCGGGAGAACGTCGTTACCACGAATTTTGTGCATTTCGCGACGAATTGATGCGCTCGCCTTATGTGCAAAAAGTTACTGCAACAATGAATATTCCGGGGCAGGCCAACAGGTACAACAACGTAATAGTGAGCCGCAACGGAAAGCAGGTAAACACAACATTTAATCTTTCGTTTTCCGACGACAATTATTTTGAAACCTACCAGGTACCAATTGTTGCCGGGCGTAATTTTTACAGTTCGATTGGTAACGAAGGCCGTTCAATAATTATTAACGAAAAAGCAGCAGCGCTGATTGGTTTTACGTCTGCGGATCAGGCTGTTGGAGAGAAAATTAATATTGGGGACCAAGAGTTGGAGATTGTGGGAGTGGCTAAAAATTTTCACCACGAGTCGTTACAAAAAGAGTTGGCCCCATACATTTACCGGTTTAGGCACCCGCACGAATTTGGCTATTATCCGGCACTGGTAAGCACATCTAATATTCCGGAATTGATGCAGACTATTGGGCAGGTTTGGGATAAACATTATCCCGGAGCACAGGCCGATTTTTTCTTCCTCGATGTATTTTTCAATCAACAATATGTGTCGTACGAGCAGCTTGGGAAACTGGCAGGATTAAGTTCTGTACTGGCGATTATTATCGCCTGTCTTGGTCTTTTTGCGTTGGTTTCGCATATGGTGAATAAAAAGGTTAAAGAAGTTGGGATACGGAAAGTAAATGGTGCTAAAGTGCTGGATATACTGCTAATGTTGAACCGGGACTTTATAAAATGGGTAATCATCGCTTTTGTTATTGCAACGCCTGTTGCGTACTATGCCATGAATAAATGGCTCGAAAGTTTTGCTTATAAAACCAACCTGAGCTGGTGGATATTTGCTTTGGCTGGTGTAATGGCATTGGGCATTGCATTGCTAACGGTAAGTTGGCAAAGCTGGCGGGCAGCTACCAGGAATCCTGTCGAAGCATTAAGATACGAATAG
- a CDS encoding FtsX-like permease family protein — protein sequence MFWTQFKLMFRNLRRNKLHSAINIFGLAIAITLVLLLSSYVSNEVSVDSFHVNKGRIYRVHGDNIQTFAPPFGQYILENIAEAESYARTFIMDGTLTYNNEKFESGNCLLTDSAFFTMFSFSVLVGDAGELLSANRDAVLSESFAKKIFGNKNPVGESIKFNGKDFVVSGIYSDFKDNTHFAKPNMILNFSMLPIIWGMSEEDASKYFMKDYGNSSFGLYVMAHENSNIKAHEAELLEKVKEFYWIFKNDRNSEIAFMPLEEVYFNLAPLDYIGTRQGNKKFLNILTIITLAIVIIAAINYINLSITQSVKRAKEVGIKKIIGSFRRGIVRQFLMESTVISLIATVLAILLTILVLSKFNQLVNTDFKFLDIINKGFLLRSLLVVFVTGLIAGFVPSLILSGFKSVEIMKGVPSRLKNSFLQKAMVVFQYTVSIALIVVVAFIIRQNNYMKNYDLGFDKDHTFYIRMTDDTNKQKNAFGNELMKIPGVKAVSFCQDFPGGPINNQSFVYNDKAQSFDQFRVDTAFFSALGIPLKNRISITDNVMGEEKYALIINKTAVNDLELEPPYNEFKFYDDVVKISEVVDDMNFRSLYQKPRPTMFQLSDMNWAPYVLVRGGGGNLAAVVEQAKAVFKDISPSDPLELNFIDDALNAAYQKEERTAKIVGYFAVFAILISSLGIFALASYTAQNRRKEIGVRKVNGAQITQIVSLLNINFVKWVIVAFIIAAPVAWFATSRWLENFAYKTNLTWTIFALAGILALGIALLTVSWQSWRAATRNPVEALRYE from the coding sequence ATGTTTTGGACACAATTTAAACTAATGTTTCGCAATTTGCGGAGAAACAAGCTTCATTCGGCAATCAATATTTTTGGGTTGGCAATTGCTATAACCCTTGTTTTGCTGCTATCCTCTTATGTTTCCAACGAAGTATCGGTAGATTCATTTCATGTAAATAAAGGCCGGATATACCGTGTACATGGCGACAATATCCAAACTTTTGCGCCTCCTTTCGGGCAGTATATTTTAGAGAATATTGCCGAGGCTGAAAGCTATGCACGTACTTTTATTATGGACGGGACTTTAACCTATAACAACGAAAAGTTCGAAAGTGGTAATTGTTTGTTAACCGATTCGGCATTCTTTACCATGTTTTCATTTTCGGTACTTGTTGGAGATGCCGGCGAACTTTTATCAGCTAACAGAGATGCTGTGTTATCGGAGAGCTTTGCAAAGAAAATTTTCGGTAACAAAAATCCGGTAGGGGAAAGCATTAAATTTAATGGGAAGGATTTCGTGGTCTCCGGCATTTACAGTGATTTTAAAGACAATACCCATTTTGCAAAGCCAAACATGATTCTCAATTTTTCGATGTTGCCCATAATATGGGGAATGAGTGAAGAAGATGCTTCGAAGTATTTTATGAAAGATTATGGAAATAGTTCTTTTGGGCTTTATGTGATGGCACACGAAAACAGCAACATAAAAGCACACGAAGCGGAATTGTTGGAAAAGGTAAAAGAATTTTACTGGATTTTTAAAAACGACAGAAATAGTGAAATTGCGTTTATGCCGCTCGAAGAGGTTTATTTTAACCTTGCGCCGCTCGACTATATCGGAACGCGGCAGGGCAACAAAAAATTTCTTAATATTCTTACCATTATAACCCTGGCCATTGTTATAATTGCTGCAATAAATTACATCAATTTAAGTATTACCCAATCGGTAAAAAGAGCGAAAGAAGTTGGAATAAAAAAGATAATTGGTTCATTTCGCCGGGGAATTGTCAGGCAATTTTTAATGGAATCTACAGTGATTAGTTTGATCGCAACGGTTCTTGCCATTTTGCTTACAATTCTTGTTCTGTCAAAGTTTAATCAATTGGTAAACACCGATTTCAAATTTCTCGACATAATTAATAAAGGATTCCTGTTGCGCAGTTTACTGGTTGTTTTCGTAACCGGGCTTATTGCCGGTTTTGTTCCGTCGCTTATTCTTTCCGGATTCAAATCTGTTGAAATAATGAAAGGGGTCCCGTCGCGGCTAAAAAACAGTTTTCTTCAAAAGGCAATGGTTGTTTTTCAATACACCGTTTCTATTGCATTAATCGTGGTTGTTGCATTTATAATAAGGCAAAATAATTACATGAAAAACTACGACCTGGGATTCGATAAAGACCATACGTTTTATATACGAATGACCGACGATACGAATAAACAAAAGAATGCATTTGGAAATGAATTGATGAAAATTCCCGGGGTAAAAGCTGTTTCTTTTTGTCAGGATTTTCCGGGAGGCCCCATTAATAATCAGTCGTTTGTTTACAACGATAAAGCGCAGAGTTTCGATCAGTTCAGGGTTGATACTGCGTTCTTTTCGGCGCTTGGAATCCCTTTAAAAAACAGAATTTCGATTACCGATAATGTTATGGGAGAAGAAAAGTATGCCTTGATAATTAATAAAACCGCAGTGAATGATCTGGAACTTGAACCTCCTTACAACGAATTTAAATTTTATGATGACGTGGTAAAGATCAGCGAAGTTGTGGACGACATGAATTTTAGGTCGTTGTATCAAAAACCACGTCCAACCATGTTTCAGTTGAGCGATATGAATTGGGCACCTTATGTATTGGTGAGAGGAGGTGGCGGAAATTTAGCAGCTGTTGTGGAACAGGCAAAAGCTGTTTTTAAGGATATATCTCCGTCAGATCCGCTGGAACTAAATTTTATTGATGACGCTTTGAATGCAGCTTATCAGAAAGAAGAACGTACGGCTAAAATAGTAGGTTATTTTGCCGTTTTCGCCATACTTATTTCATCGCTCGGAATATTTGCACTGGCAAGCTACACCGCTCAAAACCGCCGAAAAGAAATAGGGGTGCGAAAAGTAAACGGTGCGCAGATTACTCAGATTGTTAGTTTGTTGAATATCAATTTTGTAAAATGGGTAATTGTCGCATTTATTATAGCCGCACCTGTAGCCTGGTTTGCAACAAGCAGATGGCTTGAAAACTTTGCTTACAAAACTAATCTTACCTGGACAATCTTTGCCTTGGCCGGAATACTGGCGCTTGGAATTGCGCTGTTAACTGTTAGCTGGCAGAGCTGGCGGGCAGCAACCAGAAACCCGGTTGAGGCACTCAGGTACGAGTAG
- a CDS encoding ABC transporter permease — protein MLRFKIKLAFRNLLKNKLYSSLIIGGFAIGFTACILIALFYSAEHNVDKYFAQHEKIYRLYDAKKNESGLDYKINAVIAEHYPDVEKVCPLGFSYFPITLKDPETRNYTRVEYIISTNNNFFNVFSIPVLSSLEDKPFSQLNSAVITESVANKLFGDENPLGKTIKEEFFTATVTAVMQDLPDNSSFKAEVLLNSENEDFQMAQACDNGVCIFPVEHFLLLKNGIDPDDFSMKMNASIRQFNTTTDSLALQNLSDIYLSPTKLGWTDEHIKGNSKMLFIFMAIAMLIILLSSINYLNYTVSMQYAKMKEIGINKTNGAGKPHLLIDSFIEVTLGIFIALIFSVMLVSLLLPATETLFGREIHLADVNLQHLLPVVLGTIAGIIFLNSLAPIYILSQFNIADFLQGGRKRNGKQLGKQLMLTFQLTVSIALIAVVMLIFKQLQYVKHYDLGFNEEHLLRIELPWLSENQAVLRNEFSDLPFVSGSALSNGYPGTLT, from the coding sequence ATGTTACGATTTAAAATAAAACTGGCATTCAGAAATTTGTTGAAGAATAAGCTGTATTCATCGCTTATTATTGGTGGGTTTGCCATTGGTTTTACGGCCTGTATCTTAATCGCCTTGTTTTACAGTGCTGAACACAATGTGGACAAATATTTTGCGCAGCACGAAAAAATTTATCGCCTCTATGATGCTAAGAAGAATGAGTCGGGACTCGATTACAAAATCAATGCTGTAATTGCGGAACATTACCCGGATGTTGAAAAAGTTTGTCCGCTAGGTTTCTCTTATTTTCCAATAACACTAAAAGACCCTGAAACACGAAATTACACACGCGTCGAGTACATTATTTCCACGAACAATAACTTTTTCAATGTATTTTCTATACCCGTTTTATCCAGCCTGGAAGATAAGCCTTTTAGTCAGTTGAACTCGGCAGTAATTACCGAGTCGGTGGCCAATAAACTTTTTGGGGATGAGAACCCGCTGGGAAAAACAATTAAAGAAGAATTTTTTACGGCAACAGTTACTGCTGTTATGCAGGATCTGCCCGATAATTCGAGTTTTAAAGCCGAAGTACTTTTGAATAGTGAGAATGAAGATTTTCAGATGGCGCAGGCATGCGATAATGGCGTTTGTATATTTCCCGTCGAACACTTTCTCCTGTTAAAGAATGGTATTGATCCTGATGATTTCTCAATGAAAATGAATGCTTCCATCAGGCAATTTAATACCACTACCGACAGTCTGGCGCTGCAAAATTTATCCGATATTTATCTTTCTCCAACAAAATTGGGCTGGACTGATGAGCATATCAAAGGCAATTCAAAAATGCTGTTCATTTTTATGGCAATTGCTATGCTAATTATTCTCCTTTCGAGCATTAATTACCTCAATTACACGGTTTCAATGCAGTATGCAAAAATGAAAGAAATTGGCATTAACAAAACCAATGGTGCCGGAAAACCACATTTACTCATCGATTCTTTTATTGAAGTTACATTAGGAATTTTTATTGCACTGATTTTTTCTGTAATGTTGGTGTCGCTGCTTTTACCGGCAACTGAGACTTTATTTGGAAGAGAAATTCATCTTGCCGATGTTAATCTTCAACATTTACTGCCTGTTGTTTTGGGTACTATTGCTGGTATTATTTTTCTGAATAGTTTAGCGCCTATCTATATTTTGTCGCAATTTAATATTGCTGATTTTTTGCAGGGAGGGCGGAAAAGAAACGGAAAACAACTTGGGAAACAGCTAATGCTTACTTTCCAGTTAACGGTTTCCATTGCACTTATTGCAGTTGTGATGCTGATATTTAAACAGTTGCAATACGTAAAGCATTATGATTTAGGTTTTAACGAAGAACACTTGTTGAGGATAGAACTTCCGTGGCTGAGTGAAAATCAGGCAGTATTGCGAAATGAGTTCAGCGATCTTCCTTTTGTGTCAGGCAGTGCTTTGAGTAACGGTTATCCCGGCACATTAACATGA
- a CDS encoding FtsX-like permease family protein — translation MGSGLEDDEFMINCIYVTENFLETMGVQLLDGRNFLSGDKGKSCLMNEAAVKRYGWENVDGKKFNNGREGGYNVVGAVNNFNVESLHSDLGPVALIYESDREYNTLSLRLIPGNIGQQISELRKVWGRLLPDDPMEFTFYDDQFQAMYVKEDKLAKSITFFSIIAIVLTCMGILGQIFLISLNRTKEIGVRKVNGASVSEILVLLNKDFVIWVAVALIIASPIAWYAMNKWLENFAYKTTLSWWIFALAGVLALGIAILTVSWQSWRAATRNPVEALRYE, via the coding sequence ATGGGAAGTGGGCTAGAAGACGATGAATTTATGATTAACTGTATTTATGTAACTGAAAATTTCCTGGAAACAATGGGAGTTCAGTTACTCGATGGACGAAATTTTTTGTCGGGCGATAAAGGAAAGTCATGTTTGATGAATGAAGCTGCAGTAAAACGTTATGGCTGGGAAAATGTTGATGGAAAAAAATTTAATAATGGTAGAGAAGGCGGCTACAATGTAGTGGGGGCGGTGAATAACTTTAACGTGGAATCGTTACATTCTGATCTGGGGCCGGTTGCTTTGATTTACGAATCTGATCGCGAGTATAATACACTTTCACTGCGACTGATTCCCGGAAACATTGGACAACAAATAAGCGAACTTCGGAAAGTTTGGGGACGCCTATTACCCGACGATCCCATGGAATTTACTTTCTACGACGACCAGTTTCAGGCCATGTATGTAAAAGAAGATAAGCTGGCCAAGTCCATTACTTTCTTTTCAATAATTGCAATTGTGCTGACTTGCATGGGAATTCTGGGGCAGATCTTCCTGATAAGTCTGAACCGGACCAAAGAAATTGGTGTACGCAAAGTGAACGGAGCAAGTGTTTCTGAAATTCTGGTTTTGCTGAATAAAGACTTTGTGATTTGGGTAGCTGTGGCTTTAATTATTGCCTCTCCAATTGCCTGGTACGCCATGAATAAATGGCTCGAAAACTTTGCCTATAAAACCACTTTAAGCTGGTGGATATTTGCTTTGGCGGGAGTGTTGGCGTTAGGAATTGCGATACTAACCGTTAGTTGGCAAAGCTGGCGGGCAGCTACGCGAAATCCGGTTGAAGCACTGCGGTATGAGTGA